Proteins from a single region of Candidatus Cloacimonas sp.:
- the yidD gene encoding membrane protein insertion efficiency factor YidD, with the protein MMMIIIRIRERLLFQCHLKILLILIEIFTNYTILSAENMMKSPESNPKFSSSSTSSSIVISYYQKFISPTYGQRCMMFPSCSHYTADSIQKYGIFKGILKGTDRIMRCGLDLQYYPSKYIDMRKYYIDLPEEGIGDKDR; encoded by the coding sequence ATGATGATGATTATTATAAGAATCAGAGAAAGATTATTGTTTCAGTGCCACTTAAAAATCCTGCTCATTCTTATTGAAATATTCACCAATTATACAATTTTGAGTGCTGAGAATATGATGAAGAGCCCTGAATCTAATCCAAAATTCTCATCCTCATCTACAAGTTCCTCAATCGTAATCAGTTATTATCAGAAATTCATTTCGCCGACCTACGGGCAAAGATGTATGATGTTTCCAAGTTGTTCTCATTATACAGCGGACAGTATTCAAAAATACGGGATCTTTAAAGGAATTTTAAAAGGGACGGACAGGATTATGCGATGCGGATTAGACCTTCAATATTACCCTTCTAAATATATAGATATGAGGAAATATTATATAGATTTACCGGAAGAGGGCATTGGAGATAAGGATAGATGA
- the mnmA gene encoding tRNA 2-thiouridine(34) synthase MnmA — protein MQNKTCVAVGISGGIDSAMTAYLLKESGYRVIGITMQTWDKNIAMEKVMKSGCFGPAQEESIRAAAILCQKLGIEHYVIPLQEEFQQKVINYFCQTYLQGETPNPCLVCNAYVKFALLPQKAKLMGLEFDYFATGHYAKIGYNNELQRYQIKRARDKNKDQSYFLAFLSQEQLAGTLFPLGDFTKPEIKKLAAEIGFGELVTRQESQDFLQSSDLAVLFKADEYQQGEIVDINGKFMGTHKGIINYTIGQRRNLGVSGLPEPYYVLKIDATKNRIVLGTQKYLYKNRCNATGMNWVSISAPEKQFNAKAKIRQQHTPADCIVTPIDDKNIEVVFAKPQLSITPGQGLVLYEEDLLLGGGFIALSNNEDAEYNALEGFRS, from the coding sequence ATGCAAAATAAAACTTGTGTGGCAGTCGGAATCAGCGGAGGGATTGATTCCGCTATGACTGCCTATTTATTAAAAGAAAGCGGTTATAGAGTAATTGGCATCACTATGCAGACCTGGGATAAAAACATAGCAATGGAAAAAGTGATGAAAAGTGGTTGTTTTGGTCCCGCTCAAGAAGAAAGTATTCGTGCCGCTGCCATTTTATGCCAAAAATTGGGTATAGAGCATTATGTTATTCCTTTGCAGGAAGAATTTCAACAGAAAGTGATTAACTATTTTTGCCAGACCTATTTACAGGGAGAAACGCCTAATCCGTGTTTGGTTTGTAATGCCTATGTAAAATTTGCCTTATTACCCCAAAAAGCTAAGTTAATGGGGTTGGAATTTGACTATTTTGCCACTGGCCATTATGCTAAAATTGGTTATAATAACGAATTGCAACGCTACCAAATAAAAAGAGCAAGAGATAAAAATAAAGATCAGTCCTATTTTCTGGCTTTTTTGTCGCAAGAGCAATTGGCAGGAACTCTTTTTCCGTTAGGGGATTTTACAAAGCCGGAAATAAAAAAATTGGCTGCTGAAATTGGCTTTGGCGAACTTGTAACTCGTCAGGAAAGTCAGGATTTTTTACAAAGTTCAGATTTGGCAGTGCTCTTTAAAGCGGATGAATATCAGCAGGGAGAAATTGTAGATATAAATGGAAAATTTATGGGAACGCACAAAGGCATAATAAATTACACTATTGGCCAGAGAAGAAATTTGGGCGTAAGTGGTTTGCCTGAGCCCTATTATGTTCTGAAAATTGATGCCACAAAAAATAGAATTGTTTTGGGGACTCAGAAATATCTCTACAAAAATCGCTGTAACGCGACAGGAATGAATTGGGTTTCCATTTCTGCACCGGAAAAACAATTTAACGCCAAAGCCAAAATAAGACAGCAACATACACCCGCCGATTGTATTGTAACACCAATAGATGATAAGAATATAGAAGTGGTTTTTGCCAAACCGCAACTTTCCATTACCCCAGGGCAGGGCTTGGTTTTATATGAAGAGGATTTACTTTTGGGAGGGGGATTTATAGCACTTTCCAATAATGAGGATGCAGAATATAATGCTTTAGAGGGTTTTAGAAGTTAA
- a CDS encoding phosphoenolpyruvate carboxykinase (ATP), whose product MASKSSVEYYSNMKEMSPIRAIAETLMNNHLVRKVNIREAYELAKNQPGVTVTDLPMYPEFVKLHQLPKDAKVINDCHGNIIGRTAKARRFYNRVNPSLKNKLESDFREAVWQMQHYPLIKAEAILGMDKDLMLKATFVTTESDAANLYFWLLNFAPYESLAEEYEASPKLPIQDVILVAFNEWTCNDAYYNNVGAPQLALVDEKHNVMVNLGMRYFGERKKGTLTLAWTSGIRIGMAACHGGIKEIDFSTCKNPEYHKLGKRSIAFYGLSGTGKSSHTNNADNAGTLPDGFSKVVLHDDAFQIDLENKLCRVWEPTLFDKTDSRTVDHPDWKYTLTLMNHTVLDVNGKLIPYGQDIRNSNGRALFDRSLLGKYVNRCAFPKALVWLMKDSVLPPVLRLENKYLAIAMGAALMTQRNRAENVTEEELNKLVFEPFANPFRVYELYRDVEAFLNVADTGADFYCFNSRGYWKESDDILEPIPLNTSLTLQTAVLMEKLQWEPWKLLPGAMIPTQESVEAILPGYYDKYNSALRSNYDKYIALIKDRFQQRKDFLLSSDLTEKPDIQAKLIQSLQVNAD is encoded by the coding sequence ATGGCGAGCAAAAGCAGTGTGGAATATTATTCCAATATGAAAGAAATGTCTCCTATCCGAGCTATTGCCGAAACCTTGATGAATAACCATTTAGTCCGCAAGGTAAATATCCGGGAGGCATACGAACTGGCAAAAAATCAGCCCGGCGTAACTGTTACCGATTTGCCGATGTATCCGGAATTTGTTAAACTTCACCAGCTTCCGAAAGATGCCAAAGTTATTAACGATTGTCACGGCAATATCATAGGTAGAACCGCAAAAGCACGCAGGTTTTACAATCGGGTAAATCCTTCGCTTAAAAATAAGCTGGAGAGTGACTTTCGGGAAGCCGTATGGCAAATGCAGCATTATCCGCTCATCAAAGCCGAAGCCATTTTGGGTATGGATAAGGATTTAATGCTGAAAGCCACTTTTGTAACCACTGAAAGCGATGCTGCCAATCTGTATTTTTGGTTGTTGAATTTTGCCCCTTATGAATCGCTGGCGGAAGAATATGAAGCAAGTCCCAAGCTTCCAATTCAGGATGTTATTTTAGTTGCTTTTAATGAATGGACTTGCAACGACGCCTATTATAACAATGTTGGCGCACCCCAACTGGCTTTGGTGGATGAAAAACACAATGTAATGGTCAACCTTGGGATGCGTTATTTCGGAGAACGCAAAAAGGGAACTTTAACTCTTGCTTGGACTTCCGGCATCCGAATCGGAATGGCTGCTTGCCATGGTGGCATTAAAGAAATTGATTTTAGCACTTGTAAAAACCCTGAATACCACAAATTAGGCAAAAGGTCAATCGCCTTTTACGGACTTTCCGGAACGGGAAAATCCAGCCACACCAATAATGCAGATAATGCAGGAACCTTGCCTGATGGCTTTTCCAAGGTTGTTTTACACGATGATGCCTTCCAAATTGATTTGGAAAATAAACTCTGCCGTGTTTGGGAGCCCACTTTATTTGATAAAACCGATAGCCGCACCGTGGATCATCCGGACTGGAAATATACTTTAACTTTAATGAATCATACCGTTTTAGATGTAAATGGCAAGCTTATTCCTTACGGACAAGACATCCGCAATTCCAATGGCAGAGCATTGTTTGATCGCTCTCTCTTGGGAAAATATGTAAACCGTTGTGCTTTTCCCAAAGCGTTGGTCTGGTTAATGAAGGATTCTGTATTGCCTCCAGTTTTACGATTGGAAAATAAATATCTGGCAATCGCGATGGGAGCTGCCTTAATGACCCAGCGCAATCGTGCCGAAAATGTCACCGAAGAAGAACTGAATAAGCTCGTTTTTGAACCTTTTGCCAATCCTTTTAGGGTGTATGAACTCTATCGCGATGTGGAAGCATTTTTGAATGTAGCTGATACTGGCGCCGATTTTTACTGTTTCAATTCGCGTGGCTACTGGAAAGAATCCGATGACATCCTTGAACCCATTCCTCTAAATACTTCTCTCACTCTGCAAACCGCGGTCTTAATGGAAAAATTACAATGGGAACCTTGGAAATTACTTCCCGGAGCGATGATTCCTACCCAGGAATCGGTTGAGGCAATTTTACCCGGTTATTACGATAAGTATAATTCCGCTTTGCGGAGCAACTACGATAAGTATATTGCTTTAATTAAAGATAGATTCCAGCAAAGAAAGGACTTTTTGCTTAGCAGCGATTTAACCGAAAAGCCGGATATCCAAGCAAAATTGATCCAATCATTACAGGTAAATGCCGATTAG